The following proteins are encoded in a genomic region of Halorussus lipolyticus:
- a CDS encoding tyrosine-type recombinase/integrase: protein MPTPKSDCSLDAPLADFLTDKSKGNDSGNYRRNAERVVREWISWTLEERGPDSFAALDVDDLEAYARHLKRRTNHSDGLAASSARKYYDYVRAYLSWCQRREYLTDNPAAKDRATDALPDDDQRSDHTQQLWSPEQRSAIMEYVNERAYEAIDEQGGDALAEVRDRAFVATIAYSGVRGGEVLRDRNDDRRDGVRWRDIDLNRGTMTILEKGSQEYKETGVPEQAVSALDRWKYVFDPPSGEWPVFPSLHTPSLSQAVRDGLEADGYSDKKIKAKREDATALEVCYAEDIAPPALTTAGGRNLMKRLSEAADVPDLDTENGEYLELHGGRRGAGDTLVREKGWEQAQNHLLHADPKTTMDAYSHISAEETAEEATDAFENADN, encoded by the coding sequence ATGCCCACGCCAAAGTCCGACTGCTCGCTCGACGCACCGCTCGCGGATTTCCTCACCGACAAGAGCAAAGGCAACGACTCGGGGAACTACCGGCGGAACGCCGAGCGCGTCGTCCGCGAGTGGATTTCGTGGACCCTCGAGGAGCGAGGCCCGGACTCCTTCGCCGCGCTCGACGTGGACGACCTCGAAGCCTACGCCCGCCACCTGAAACGCCGGACGAATCACTCAGACGGTCTCGCGGCGTCCTCGGCGCGGAAGTACTACGACTACGTGCGGGCCTACCTTTCGTGGTGCCAGCGCCGTGAATACCTCACCGACAACCCGGCAGCGAAAGACCGCGCGACCGACGCGCTCCCCGACGACGACCAGCGAAGCGACCACACCCAACAGTTGTGGTCGCCAGAGCAACGCTCGGCGATTATGGAGTACGTGAACGAGCGTGCCTATGAAGCAATAGACGAGCAGGGCGGAGATGCACTCGCAGAGGTGCGCGACCGGGCGTTCGTCGCCACCATCGCCTACTCGGGCGTCCGCGGCGGCGAGGTCCTCCGCGACCGTAACGACGACCGGCGTGACGGCGTGCGCTGGCGGGATATAGACCTCAACCGAGGGACTATGACGATTCTCGAAAAAGGCTCCCAAGAGTACAAAGAGACAGGCGTCCCTGAGCAGGCTGTCTCGGCGCTCGACCGCTGGAAGTACGTGTTCGACCCACCAAGCGGGGAGTGGCCGGTGTTCCCCTCGCTACATACACCGTCGCTCTCGCAGGCTGTCCGCGACGGACTCGAAGCAGACGGCTACAGCGATAAGAAAATCAAGGCGAAGCGCGAAGACGCGACGGCCTTGGAAGTCTGCTACGCGGAGGACATCGCACCGCCCGCGTTGACGACGGCGGGCGGCCGGAACCTCATGAAGCGCCTCTCAGAGGCCGCCGACGTGCCCGACCTCGACACCGAGAACGGCGAGTATCTGGAACTCCACGGCGGGCGTCGAGGCGCTGGTGACACGCTCGTCCGCGAAAAGGGCTGGGAGCAGGCCCAGAACCACTTGCTTCATGCCGACCCGAAGACGACGATGGACGCATACTCGCATATCTCGGCCGAGGAGACTGCCGAGGAAGCGACCGACGCTTTCGAGAACGCCGATAACTGA
- a CDS encoding winged helix-turn-helix domain-containing protein — protein MDRWSSEELDEPDLPTVLKPLDDDKCRTILTLLAEPKSASELCEECGLSSSTVYRKLDLLRESMLVREYTEVRRDGPNATLYERDFTDISISVTDDEFTIEVSRPKEDPEDRMATFWSAMKEESK, from the coding sequence ATGGATCGATGGTCGTCCGAGGAACTCGACGAACCCGACCTCCCGACGGTGTTGAAACCCCTTGACGACGACAAATGTCGGACCATACTCACGTTACTGGCCGAACCGAAATCTGCCAGCGAACTCTGTGAGGAGTGCGGACTCTCAAGTTCGACGGTGTATCGGAAGCTCGACTTGCTCCGTGAATCGATGCTTGTCCGTGAATACACCGAGGTTCGACGTGACGGACCCAACGCGACTCTCTACGAACGCGATTTTACGGACATCTCAATTAGCGTCACCGATGACGAGTTCACGATAGAGGTATCCCGACCCAAAGAAGACCCAGAAGACCGCATGGCAACGTTCTGGTCTGCAATGAAGGAGGAATCAAAATGA
- a CDS encoding ParA family protein codes for MISYTVWSEAGGIGKTTTATSLAAAHARREQDVLVIDMDPQDGGLTHHFGAEDHRKDPDVDNLVRHLVERPKGDFRDIIRTVEDGIDLVPSHNMLSDLEQNLSRAAKMEESMHDANYRWPKEKQLRRVLADADIPSEYDVIIVDPPATVGQHLYNAVYATSNLLIPAELSPKGKQSVDGLRDVVDGIENTLGDIEVGVLGVVPNKVSDTNLQQEYEQRLADQDLPVAPVSIRERGSMLSTAWEHQVSVFELADNDDYRSLRDYEEQTLEKFHQLADYITTQFEASKEVEA; via the coding sequence ATGATCTCGTACACCGTTTGGAGTGAAGCAGGCGGCATCGGCAAAACAACGACAGCCACCAGTCTCGCCGCCGCCCACGCCCGCCGCGAGCAAGACGTCCTCGTTATCGACATGGACCCACAGGACGGCGGCCTCACCCATCACTTCGGTGCTGAAGACCACCGCAAAGACCCCGATGTGGACAACCTCGTCCGCCATCTCGTCGAACGTCCGAAAGGAGACTTCCGAGACATCATCCGCACCGTGGAAGACGGCATCGACCTTGTTCCCAGCCACAACATGCTCAGTGACCTCGAACAGAACCTTTCCCGCGCGGCGAAGATGGAGGAGTCGATGCACGACGCGAACTACCGCTGGCCGAAAGAAAAACAACTTCGCCGCGTCCTCGCTGATGCCGACATCCCAAGCGAATACGACGTAATTATCGTCGACCCGCCTGCGACGGTTGGTCAACACCTCTACAACGCAGTCTACGCCACCTCGAATCTCCTCATCCCCGCTGAACTCTCCCCGAAAGGGAAGCAAAGCGTAGACGGACTCCGTGACGTTGTCGACGGCATCGAGAACACGCTCGGCGATATCGAGGTTGGGGTTCTCGGAGTCGTCCCAAACAAGGTCTCTGATACGAACCTCCAGCAGGAATACGAACAGCGACTCGCCGACCAAGACCTCCCCGTCGCACCCGTCTCGATTCGAGAGCGCGGGTCGATGTTGAGTACAGCATGGGAACACCAAGTTAGCGTCTTCGAACTCGCCGACAATGACGACTATCGGAGCCTCCGCGACTACGAGGAGCAGACCCTAGAGAAGTTCCACCAACTCGCCGACTACATCACCACGCAATTTGAAGCCAGCAAGGAGGTGGAAGCATGA
- a CDS encoding DUF7521 family protein → MNLSIVLLGVVKITALILGGIVSLMAYRAYNRTRIAGLQFFAIGLAVITLGTFLVGVFHHIGGASTIIGMTLESVIISIGFVVMIYGLNQT, encoded by the coding sequence ATGAACCTCTCTATCGTGTTACTCGGCGTCGTGAAGATCACTGCCCTCATTCTCGGGGGAATTGTGTCTCTGATGGCGTACAGAGCATACAATCGCACACGAATCGCGGGCCTCCAGTTCTTTGCGATAGGATTAGCAGTCATCACACTTGGAACGTTTCTCGTCGGAGTCTTCCATCACATCGGTGGGGCGTCTACTATCATCGGGATGACTCTTGAGAGTGTGATCATCAGCATTGGATTCGTCGTGATGATCTACGGACTCAATCAAACGTAG
- a CDS encoding efflux RND transporter permease subunit: MKRSPTSEYADLVASRSRLVIVLLLVISAVVGAGAIVGTTGEGQIGQAGIDSPEQAALDRIEATYETDDTVVAQVVIRDEGGNALTRESLLKSLRLQQELRENESVNATLRDGTGMVGIENIVANVAYAQSSGSSAIANDSGNNTSVARQGQSSAPTLDQQITALESSTDEEVETYLSRILDPDASVPGNEPTQFLPTDYESGTTSADARTTLVFQQSPSSSTTTTESVNDAQLVISSLVEKRFDDAFVFGQGLIDAESSQAIGDTFIIITPVAIVLLLTVLTIAYRDLIDVLVSIFGVAVVLVWYAGIQGWLGIPSNSTLIAVPFLLIGLSIDYSLHVVMRYREAREGTLDTDDENVGRRDPTTSMRLGIAGVVLTLATAAFSTAVGFLSNYVSPLGSIQDFAILSGVGIVAIFVVFAALVPAVKLELERFFDRRGRDRHTPAVGVGSGRLNRVLSGTATLARRAPLVVIVLSLLLASAGTYGATSIDTEFNQADFIPQDAPSWMESLPEPFAPGEYEVSENLAYLSDNFRQRGERSEGQILIRGNVTAPALLTATDDVVRNTNSSGTVVVGSDGRATIESPTSVLRAVASENQTVADAIVARDIDGDGLPDRDVAAVYDLLFDVAPERASSVLYRAENGSYESARLIVGVQGDASAQSIARDVRDIALTIEQDAPVRAIATGGPVITAVVQSALFETLVEGFAITLGVILALLIGMYWWRYRAPGLGVVTLAPVLIALAWLLGTMSVLEIPFNSETVVITSLAIGLGVDYSIHVSERFIDERARHDSLAETLGTAIEGTGGALLGSAVTTAAGFGVLALALSPPLQRFGIVTGLSIVYAFIACVTVLPCLLVVRERVLTRVA, translated from the coding sequence ATGAAGCGAAGCCCTACTTCTGAGTACGCGGATCTCGTCGCATCGCGGAGCAGATTGGTAATCGTACTGTTGCTCGTGATCAGTGCCGTCGTTGGTGCTGGCGCGATTGTCGGCACCACTGGGGAAGGCCAGATCGGCCAAGCCGGCATCGATTCTCCGGAACAGGCGGCACTTGACCGTATTGAAGCGACGTACGAGACGGACGATACAGTTGTTGCACAGGTTGTTATCAGGGACGAGGGAGGGAACGCTCTCACCCGCGAATCCTTACTTAAAAGTCTCCGTCTTCAGCAGGAGCTCCGAGAAAACGAATCAGTCAATGCGACACTTCGTGACGGAACGGGGATGGTCGGCATTGAGAATATCGTTGCGAACGTTGCGTACGCACAGAGTAGCGGTTCGTCAGCTATCGCCAATGATTCTGGAAACAATACGTCGGTGGCAAGACAGGGTCAGTCGTCAGCACCGACACTTGACCAGCAGATCACAGCACTTGAATCCAGCACCGACGAGGAAGTCGAAACGTATCTCAGCCGAATCCTCGACCCAGACGCGTCTGTTCCCGGCAACGAGCCAACTCAATTTCTGCCGACGGATTACGAATCAGGGACGACGAGTGCAGACGCGAGAACGACTCTCGTCTTTCAGCAGAGTCCGAGCAGTTCGACTACAACCACCGAATCGGTGAACGATGCACAGTTGGTCATCAGCTCTCTCGTCGAGAAGCGCTTCGACGATGCATTCGTGTTCGGGCAGGGTCTCATCGATGCGGAATCCTCGCAGGCCATCGGCGACACGTTCATCATCATCACGCCCGTCGCAATCGTTCTCTTGCTCACCGTCCTCACGATTGCCTACCGGGACCTCATCGACGTTCTCGTGAGTATATTCGGCGTGGCCGTCGTGCTGGTGTGGTACGCTGGCATACAGGGGTGGCTCGGGATTCCGTCGAATTCGACCCTGATCGCTGTTCCGTTCTTGCTTATCGGTCTTAGTATCGATTATTCGCTCCATGTCGTCATGCGCTACCGCGAAGCCCGAGAGGGAACGCTCGACACCGACGATGAGAACGTCGGTCGACGAGACCCCACGACATCGATGCGTCTCGGAATCGCTGGGGTCGTTCTCACCCTCGCTACCGCCGCGTTTTCGACGGCTGTCGGGTTTCTCTCGAACTACGTCAGTCCGCTGGGCTCAATTCAGGATTTCGCCATCCTGAGTGGTGTGGGAATCGTCGCTATCTTCGTCGTTTTCGCCGCACTTGTCCCAGCTGTCAAACTCGAACTCGAACGGTTTTTCGACCGCCGTGGCCGCGACCGGCATACCCCCGCCGTCGGCGTCGGTTCGGGCCGACTGAACCGTGTTCTCTCGGGTACCGCTACGCTTGCCCGGCGAGCCCCCCTCGTCGTCATCGTTCTATCGTTGCTCCTCGCTTCCGCAGGGACGTACGGCGCGACAAGTATTGACACCGAGTTCAACCAAGCCGATTTCATCCCGCAGGATGCACCGTCGTGGATGGAATCTCTCCCGGAACCGTTCGCACCCGGTGAGTACGAGGTAAGTGAGAACCTTGCATACCTCAGTGACAATTTCCGCCAACGTGGAGAGAGATCAGAAGGTCAGATACTGATACGTGGAAACGTGACCGCGCCAGCACTCCTTACCGCGACCGACGATGTGGTCCGCAATACGAACAGTAGCGGGACAGTTGTCGTCGGTTCCGATGGAAGAGCAACTATCGAAAGTCCAACGTCTGTCCTTCGAGCTGTCGCTTCGGAAAACCAAACGGTAGCGGATGCAATCGTAGCCCGTGACATAGATGGTGATGGCCTCCCAGACAGAGATGTCGCCGCAGTCTATGACCTGCTGTTCGATGTTGCCCCCGAACGAGCATCGTCGGTTCTCTATCGTGCCGAGAACGGGTCATACGAATCTGCACGGCTAATTGTCGGCGTGCAGGGAGACGCCTCGGCTCAGTCGATAGCGAGGGACGTACGGGACATCGCCTTGACCATTGAGCAGGACGCCCCAGTACGAGCGATTGCAACGGGTGGTCCGGTCATCACTGCCGTCGTCCAAAGTGCGCTGTTCGAAACGCTCGTCGAAGGATTCGCTATCACCCTTGGGGTCATTCTTGCTCTTCTTATCGGTATGTACTGGTGGCGGTACCGCGCGCCGGGGCTGGGTGTCGTGACGCTCGCGCCCGTCCTAATCGCGCTCGCGTGGTTGCTTGGCACCATGTCCGTGCTCGAGATCCCATTCAACAGCGAGACCGTCGTAATCACGAGTTTAGCGATTGGTCTCGGCGTGGATTACAGCATTCACGTCAGTGAGCGGTTCATCGATGAACGCGCTCGCCACGATTCGCTCGCCGAAACGCTGGGGACAGCCATTGAGGGAACTGGTGGTGCGTTACTCGGAAGTGCGGTGACGACTGCGGCAGGCTTTGGGGTGCTCGCACTGGCGCTGTCACCCCCACTCCAACGCTTTGGCATCGTCACAGGATTGAGTATCGTCTACGCGTTCATCGCGTGCGTGACGGTACTTCCGTGTCTGCTCGTGGTTCGAGAGCGCGTACTCACACGAGTGGCCTGA